A genomic window from Cucumis melo cultivar AY chromosome 8, USDA_Cmelo_AY_1.0, whole genome shotgun sequence includes:
- the LOC103485194 gene encoding serine/threonine-protein kinase/endoribonuclease IRE1a-like isoform X3: MNTIKKMLQVWAVPSFLIVGMTGSFTYTLSTKLPSTIDEVVRNTPYIFEDGAVMTGSRKTTVFEVDLVTGELIRNHMSKFLSSELSNEEPGSYKSKQNMDIKDLMQSSMMNPVEPRLYITRTDYSLKSSFSNSEEASWSLNVAEIGATLLCPDVENPIEGIPWTLQNNNSFGIDFAMPLSCQSKALVFRDRSHFLSGPSGYKRLPSEAHNSNNISLVSASGSFLPSQLTVGKHINTGSEKFMLTGPVNNTSYRVVPLPSMKINESNIIQEQKMGTLPGAFGLFFVFLLTMLVGLMKYGRTLAVKVKQSFLKEQSSLGTSNSRVISSKKNKPRKSKKSGSSGKREVSISSEIEDMLLQREDNLNNGFHDNNLTNIAGSGRRVGKLWVTNKEIATGSNGTIILEGIYEGRPVAVKRLVKTHHDIGSKEVQNLIVSDRHPNIVRWYGMDSDQDFVYLSLERCTCSLYDLIKIYSDLPMNSMLGLDQDTGRMDEYNIHLESIKVAMPNLKLWNENGRPSSVLLKLMRDIVAGLEHLHELGIIHRDLKPQNVLIVKQQSICSKLSDMGISKRLPANVSSLGHRATGCGSSGWQAPEQLLHGRQTRAIDLFSLGCVLFFCVTGGRHPFGDSLERDVNIVNNKMNLLLVDNIPEVVDLISQLLNPNPGLRPKASEVLQHPLFWSPEMRLSFLRDTSDRIELEDRETDLLKALESTAQIALGLKWNEKLEPIFIANIGRYRRYKYDSVRDLLRVMRNKLNHYRELPKEIQELVGSIPVGFDDYFTRRFPKLLIEVYKVISCFCRQEECFQKYFKSHVD; the protein is encoded by the exons ATGAACACAATCAAGAAAATGCTTCAGGTGTGGGCAGTTCCTTCTTTTTTGATTGTGGGGATGACTGGGAGCTTTACATACACACTGAGCACG AAACTACCTAGCACGATTGACGAGGTTGTCAGAAATACACCTTACATATTTGAGGATGGTGCAGTGATGACTGGTTCTAGGAAAACTACAGTTTTTGAGGTTGATCTTGTGACTGGAGAGCTTATTCGTAATCACATGTCTAAGTTTTTATCATCTGAACTAAGCAATGAAGAGCCTGGTAGTTATAAATCTAAACAGAATATGGACATTAAGGATTTGATGCAATCTAGTATGATGAACCCTGTTGAGCCACGTCTGTACATCACAAGAACGGATTATTCTCTGAAATCATCTTTTTCGAACTCTGAAGAAGCCTCTTGGAGTTTGAATGTTGCTGAAATTGGAGCTACCTTACTCTGTCCAGATGTCGAGAATCCAATAGAAGGCATACCTTGGACtcttcaaaataataatagttttgGAATTGATTTTGCTATGCCATTGTCTTGCCAATCAAAAGCACTTGTCTTTCGTGATCGAAGCCATTTTTTGTCAGGACCATCTGGATATAAAAGACTACCATCAGAGGCTCATAATAGCAATAACATATCTTTAGTGTCTGCTTCAGGTTCATTCCTTCCTTCCCAATTAACGGTTGGTAAACATATAAACACTGGGTCGGAGAAGTTCATGCTTACTGGGCCCGTTAACAATACCTCTTATAGGGTAGTTCCATTGCCTTCAATGAAAATCAATGAATCAAATATTATTCAGGAACAAAAAATGGGGACTCTACCTGGAGCCTTTGGAttgttttttgtatttttattgaCCATGCTAGTGGGATTGATGAAGTATGGCCGGACATTGGCTGTAAAGGTAAAACAATCTTTCTTAAAAGAGCAATCGTCCTTGGGTACTTCTAATTCAAGAGTTATCtcttcaaagaaaaacaaacctCGAAAGTCGAAAAAAAGTGGAAGTTCTGGGAAAAGAGAGGTATCCATTTCATCAGAAATTGAAGATATGCTTCTGCAACGCGAGGACAATCTTAATAACGGGTTTCATGATAATAATCTTACCAATATTGCCGGTAGTGGACGTCGGGTTGGTAAATTATGGGTAACCAACAAAGAGATAGCCACAGGTAGTAATGGCACAATTATTCTTGAGGGAATCTATGAAGGGAGACCAGTTGCTGTGAAACGCCTTGTGAAGACTCACCATGATATTGGCTCTAAGGAAGTTCAAAATTTGATTGTTTCTGATCGTCACCCAAACATTGTTCGATGGTATGGGATGGACAGTGATCAAGATTTTGTATATCTTTCATTGGAACGATGTACTTGTAGCCTTTATGATTTGATTAAAATTTACTCTGATCTCCCCATGAACTCTATGCTTGGCTTGGATCAAGATACTGGACGCATGGATGAGTATAATATACATTTGGAGTCGATCAAAGTTGCTATGCCAAATTTGAAATTGTGGAATGAAAATGGTCGTCCATCTTCAGTTCTTCTAAAACTCATGAG GGATATAGTAGCTGGGCTTGAGCATTTGCATGAGTTGGGGATAATTCATCGAGACTTGAAGCCACAAAATGTGTTGATAGTTAAGCAACAATCAATATGCTCAAAGCTCTCAGATATGGGAATCAGCAAGCGTCTTCCAGCTAATGTATCATCATTGGGACATCGTGCCACTG GTTGTGGGAGTTCTGGTTGGCAAGCCCCTGAACAACTTCTTCATGGACGACAAACTCGTGCAATTGATTTGTTTAGTTTAGGCTGTGTTCTCTTTTTCTGCGTCACGGGTGGTAGACATCCATTTGGTGATAGTCTTGAGCGTGATGTCAATATTGTGAACAACAAGATGAACTTGTTATTGGTGGATAACATCCCCGAAGTTGTAGATCTTATTTCTCAATTGTTAAATCCTAACCCTGGTTTGAG ACCGAAAGCATCAGAAGTGTTACAACATCCTTTATTTTGGAGTCCAGAGATGCGACTTTCTTTTCTTCGTGATACTAGTGACAGAATAGAATTGGAAGACCGGGAGACTGATCTCTTGAAAGCATTAGAGAGTACTGCACAAATAGCTTTAGGCTTGAAATGGAATGAAAAGCTGGAACCAATTTTCATCGCTAACATTGGTCGGTATAGGCGTTACAAGTATGATAGTGTTCGAGATTTATTGCGTGTTATGCGCAATAAATTGAATCATTATAGAGAACTGCCAAAAGAAATTCAG GAGCTTGTTGGATCGATTCCGGTGGGATTTGATGACTACTTTACTAGAAGGTTTCCAAAACTCTTGATTGAAGTTTACAAAGTTATAAGTTGTTTTTGTAGGCAGGAAGAATGCTTCCAGAAGTACTTTAAAAGCCATGTAGATTAA
- the LOC103485194 gene encoding serine/threonine-protein kinase/endoribonuclease IRE1a-like isoform X5, with the protein MTGSRKTTVFEVDLVTGELIRNHMSKFLSSELSNEEPGSYKSKQNMDIKDLMQSSMMNPVEPRLYITRTDYSLKSSFSNSEEASWSLNVAEIGATLLCPDVENPIEGIPWTLQNNNSFGIDFAMPLSCQSKALVFRDRSHFLSGPSGYKRLPSEAHNSNNISLVSASGSFLPSQLTVGKHINTGSEKFMLTGPVNNTSYRVVPLPSMKINESNIIQEQKMGTLPGAFGLFFVFLLTMLVGLMKYGRTLAVKVKQSFLKEQSSLGTSNSRVISSKKNKPRKSKKSGSSGKREVSISSEIEDMLLQREDNLNNGFHDNNLTNIAGSGRRVGKLWVTNKEIATGSNGTIILEGIYEGRPVAVKRLVKTHHDIGSKEVQNLIVSDRHPNIVRWYGMDSDQDFVYLSLERCTCSLYDLIKIYSDLPMNSMLGLDQDTGRMDEYNIHLESIKVAMPNLKLWNENGRPSSVLLKLMRDIVAGLEHLHELGIIHRDLKPQNVLIVKQQSICSKLSDMGISKRLPANVSSLGHRATGCGSSGWQAPEQLLHGRQTRAIDLFSLGCVLFFCVTGGRHPFGDSLERDVNIVNNKMNLLLVDNIPEVVDLISQLLNPNPGLRPKASEVLQHPLFWSPEMRLSFLRDTSDRIELEDRETDLLKALESTAQIALGLKWNEKLEPIFIANIGRYRRYKYDSVRDLLRVMRNKLNHYRELPKEIQELVGSIPVGFDDYFTRRFPKLLIEVYKVISCFCRQEECFQKYFKSHVD; encoded by the exons ATGACTGGTTCTAGGAAAACTACAGTTTTTGAGGTTGATCTTGTGACTGGAGAGCTTATTCGTAATCACATGTCTAAGTTTTTATCATCTGAACTAAGCAATGAAGAGCCTGGTAGTTATAAATCTAAACAGAATATGGACATTAAGGATTTGATGCAATCTAGTATGATGAACCCTGTTGAGCCACGTCTGTACATCACAAGAACGGATTATTCTCTGAAATCATCTTTTTCGAACTCTGAAGAAGCCTCTTGGAGTTTGAATGTTGCTGAAATTGGAGCTACCTTACTCTGTCCAGATGTCGAGAATCCAATAGAAGGCATACCTTGGACtcttcaaaataataatagttttgGAATTGATTTTGCTATGCCATTGTCTTGCCAATCAAAAGCACTTGTCTTTCGTGATCGAAGCCATTTTTTGTCAGGACCATCTGGATATAAAAGACTACCATCAGAGGCTCATAATAGCAATAACATATCTTTAGTGTCTGCTTCAGGTTCATTCCTTCCTTCCCAATTAACGGTTGGTAAACATATAAACACTGGGTCGGAGAAGTTCATGCTTACTGGGCCCGTTAACAATACCTCTTATAGGGTAGTTCCATTGCCTTCAATGAAAATCAATGAATCAAATATTATTCAGGAACAAAAAATGGGGACTCTACCTGGAGCCTTTGGAttgttttttgtatttttattgaCCATGCTAGTGGGATTGATGAAGTATGGCCGGACATTGGCTGTAAAGGTAAAACAATCTTTCTTAAAAGAGCAATCGTCCTTGGGTACTTCTAATTCAAGAGTTATCtcttcaaagaaaaacaaacctCGAAAGTCGAAAAAAAGTGGAAGTTCTGGGAAAAGAGAGGTATCCATTTCATCAGAAATTGAAGATATGCTTCTGCAACGCGAGGACAATCTTAATAACGGGTTTCATGATAATAATCTTACCAATATTGCCGGTAGTGGACGTCGGGTTGGTAAATTATGGGTAACCAACAAAGAGATAGCCACAGGTAGTAATGGCACAATTATTCTTGAGGGAATCTATGAAGGGAGACCAGTTGCTGTGAAACGCCTTGTGAAGACTCACCATGATATTGGCTCTAAGGAAGTTCAAAATTTGATTGTTTCTGATCGTCACCCAAACATTGTTCGATGGTATGGGATGGACAGTGATCAAGATTTTGTATATCTTTCATTGGAACGATGTACTTGTAGCCTTTATGATTTGATTAAAATTTACTCTGATCTCCCCATGAACTCTATGCTTGGCTTGGATCAAGATACTGGACGCATGGATGAGTATAATATACATTTGGAGTCGATCAAAGTTGCTATGCCAAATTTGAAATTGTGGAATGAAAATGGTCGTCCATCTTCAGTTCTTCTAAAACTCATGAG GGATATAGTAGCTGGGCTTGAGCATTTGCATGAGTTGGGGATAATTCATCGAGACTTGAAGCCACAAAATGTGTTGATAGTTAAGCAACAATCAATATGCTCAAAGCTCTCAGATATGGGAATCAGCAAGCGTCTTCCAGCTAATGTATCATCATTGGGACATCGTGCCACTG GTTGTGGGAGTTCTGGTTGGCAAGCCCCTGAACAACTTCTTCATGGACGACAAACTCGTGCAATTGATTTGTTTAGTTTAGGCTGTGTTCTCTTTTTCTGCGTCACGGGTGGTAGACATCCATTTGGTGATAGTCTTGAGCGTGATGTCAATATTGTGAACAACAAGATGAACTTGTTATTGGTGGATAACATCCCCGAAGTTGTAGATCTTATTTCTCAATTGTTAAATCCTAACCCTGGTTTGAG ACCGAAAGCATCAGAAGTGTTACAACATCCTTTATTTTGGAGTCCAGAGATGCGACTTTCTTTTCTTCGTGATACTAGTGACAGAATAGAATTGGAAGACCGGGAGACTGATCTCTTGAAAGCATTAGAGAGTACTGCACAAATAGCTTTAGGCTTGAAATGGAATGAAAAGCTGGAACCAATTTTCATCGCTAACATTGGTCGGTATAGGCGTTACAAGTATGATAGTGTTCGAGATTTATTGCGTGTTATGCGCAATAAATTGAATCATTATAGAGAACTGCCAAAAGAAATTCAG GAGCTTGTTGGATCGATTCCGGTGGGATTTGATGACTACTTTACTAGAAGGTTTCCAAAACTCTTGATTGAAGTTTACAAAGTTATAAGTTGTTTTTGTAGGCAGGAAGAATGCTTCCAGAAGTACTTTAAAAGCCATGTAGATTAA
- the LOC103485194 gene encoding serine/threonine-protein kinase/endoribonuclease IRE1a-like isoform X4, protein MNTIKKMLQKLPSTIDEVVRNTPYIFEDGAVMTGSRKTTVFEVDLVTGELIRNHMSKFLSSELSNEEPGSYKSKQNMDIKDLMQSSMMNPVEPRLYITRTDYSLKSSFSNSEEASWSLNVAEIGATLLCPDVENPIEGIPWTLQNNNSFGIDFAMPLSCQSKALVFRDRSHFLSGPSGYKRLPSEAHNSNNISLVSASGSFLPSQLTVGKHINTGSEKFMLTGPVNNTSYRVVPLPSMKINESNIIQEQKMGTLPGAFGLFFVFLLTMLVGLMKYGRTLAVKVKQSFLKEQSSLGTSNSRVISSKKNKPRKSKKSGSSGKREVSISSEIEDMLLQREDNLNNGFHDNNLTNIAGSGRRVGKLWVTNKEIATGSNGTIILEGIYEGRPVAVKRLVKTHHDIGSKEVQNLIVSDRHPNIVRWYGMDSDQDFVYLSLERCTCSLYDLIKIYSDLPMNSMLGLDQDTGRMDEYNIHLESIKVAMPNLKLWNENGRPSSVLLKLMRDIVAGLEHLHELGIIHRDLKPQNVLIVKQQSICSKLSDMGISKRLPANVSSLGHRATGCGSSGWQAPEQLLHGRQTRAIDLFSLGCVLFFCVTGGRHPFGDSLERDVNIVNNKMNLLLVDNIPEVVDLISQLLNPNPGLRPKASEVLQHPLFWSPEMRLSFLRDTSDRIELEDRETDLLKALESTAQIALGLKWNEKLEPIFIANIGRYRRYKYDSVRDLLRVMRNKLNHYRELPKEIQELVGSIPVGFDDYFTRRFPKLLIEVYKVISCFCRQEECFQKYFKSHVD, encoded by the exons ATGAACACAATCAAGAAAATGCTTCAG AAACTACCTAGCACGATTGACGAGGTTGTCAGAAATACACCTTACATATTTGAGGATGGTGCAGTGATGACTGGTTCTAGGAAAACTACAGTTTTTGAGGTTGATCTTGTGACTGGAGAGCTTATTCGTAATCACATGTCTAAGTTTTTATCATCTGAACTAAGCAATGAAGAGCCTGGTAGTTATAAATCTAAACAGAATATGGACATTAAGGATTTGATGCAATCTAGTATGATGAACCCTGTTGAGCCACGTCTGTACATCACAAGAACGGATTATTCTCTGAAATCATCTTTTTCGAACTCTGAAGAAGCCTCTTGGAGTTTGAATGTTGCTGAAATTGGAGCTACCTTACTCTGTCCAGATGTCGAGAATCCAATAGAAGGCATACCTTGGACtcttcaaaataataatagttttgGAATTGATTTTGCTATGCCATTGTCTTGCCAATCAAAAGCACTTGTCTTTCGTGATCGAAGCCATTTTTTGTCAGGACCATCTGGATATAAAAGACTACCATCAGAGGCTCATAATAGCAATAACATATCTTTAGTGTCTGCTTCAGGTTCATTCCTTCCTTCCCAATTAACGGTTGGTAAACATATAAACACTGGGTCGGAGAAGTTCATGCTTACTGGGCCCGTTAACAATACCTCTTATAGGGTAGTTCCATTGCCTTCAATGAAAATCAATGAATCAAATATTATTCAGGAACAAAAAATGGGGACTCTACCTGGAGCCTTTGGAttgttttttgtatttttattgaCCATGCTAGTGGGATTGATGAAGTATGGCCGGACATTGGCTGTAAAGGTAAAACAATCTTTCTTAAAAGAGCAATCGTCCTTGGGTACTTCTAATTCAAGAGTTATCtcttcaaagaaaaacaaacctCGAAAGTCGAAAAAAAGTGGAAGTTCTGGGAAAAGAGAGGTATCCATTTCATCAGAAATTGAAGATATGCTTCTGCAACGCGAGGACAATCTTAATAACGGGTTTCATGATAATAATCTTACCAATATTGCCGGTAGTGGACGTCGGGTTGGTAAATTATGGGTAACCAACAAAGAGATAGCCACAGGTAGTAATGGCACAATTATTCTTGAGGGAATCTATGAAGGGAGACCAGTTGCTGTGAAACGCCTTGTGAAGACTCACCATGATATTGGCTCTAAGGAAGTTCAAAATTTGATTGTTTCTGATCGTCACCCAAACATTGTTCGATGGTATGGGATGGACAGTGATCAAGATTTTGTATATCTTTCATTGGAACGATGTACTTGTAGCCTTTATGATTTGATTAAAATTTACTCTGATCTCCCCATGAACTCTATGCTTGGCTTGGATCAAGATACTGGACGCATGGATGAGTATAATATACATTTGGAGTCGATCAAAGTTGCTATGCCAAATTTGAAATTGTGGAATGAAAATGGTCGTCCATCTTCAGTTCTTCTAAAACTCATGAG GGATATAGTAGCTGGGCTTGAGCATTTGCATGAGTTGGGGATAATTCATCGAGACTTGAAGCCACAAAATGTGTTGATAGTTAAGCAACAATCAATATGCTCAAAGCTCTCAGATATGGGAATCAGCAAGCGTCTTCCAGCTAATGTATCATCATTGGGACATCGTGCCACTG GTTGTGGGAGTTCTGGTTGGCAAGCCCCTGAACAACTTCTTCATGGACGACAAACTCGTGCAATTGATTTGTTTAGTTTAGGCTGTGTTCTCTTTTTCTGCGTCACGGGTGGTAGACATCCATTTGGTGATAGTCTTGAGCGTGATGTCAATATTGTGAACAACAAGATGAACTTGTTATTGGTGGATAACATCCCCGAAGTTGTAGATCTTATTTCTCAATTGTTAAATCCTAACCCTGGTTTGAG ACCGAAAGCATCAGAAGTGTTACAACATCCTTTATTTTGGAGTCCAGAGATGCGACTTTCTTTTCTTCGTGATACTAGTGACAGAATAGAATTGGAAGACCGGGAGACTGATCTCTTGAAAGCATTAGAGAGTACTGCACAAATAGCTTTAGGCTTGAAATGGAATGAAAAGCTGGAACCAATTTTCATCGCTAACATTGGTCGGTATAGGCGTTACAAGTATGATAGTGTTCGAGATTTATTGCGTGTTATGCGCAATAAATTGAATCATTATAGAGAACTGCCAAAAGAAATTCAG GAGCTTGTTGGATCGATTCCGGTGGGATTTGATGACTACTTTACTAGAAGGTTTCCAAAACTCTTGATTGAAGTTTACAAAGTTATAAGTTGTTTTTGTAGGCAGGAAGAATGCTTCCAGAAGTACTTTAAAAGCCATGTAGATTAA
- the LOC103485194 gene encoding serine/threonine-protein kinase/endoribonuclease IRE1a-like isoform X1, translating to MKCRFFCLLLLLILRFWSFLVSSKSFENSEFSVLNPYGVNSEGVTRIGGRSLLSLPLKGKSSTALIAALDGTIHLVDSNSMKIIWSFSSGPPIYSSYQANINHEHNQENASGVGSSFFFDCGDDWELYIHTEHGKMKLPSTIDEVVRNTPYIFEDGAVMTGSRKTTVFEVDLVTGELIRNHMSKFLSSELSNEEPGSYKSKQNMDIKDLMQSSMMNPVEPRLYITRTDYSLKSSFSNSEEASWSLNVAEIGATLLCPDVENPIEGIPWTLQNNNSFGIDFAMPLSCQSKALVFRDRSHFLSGPSGYKRLPSEAHNSNNISLVSASGSFLPSQLTVGKHINTGSEKFMLTGPVNNTSYRVVPLPSMKINESNIIQEQKMGTLPGAFGLFFVFLLTMLVGLMKYGRTLAVKVKQSFLKEQSSLGTSNSRVISSKKNKPRKSKKSGSSGKREVSISSEIEDMLLQREDNLNNGFHDNNLTNIAGSGRRVGKLWVTNKEIATGSNGTIILEGIYEGRPVAVKRLVKTHHDIGSKEVQNLIVSDRHPNIVRWYGMDSDQDFVYLSLERCTCSLYDLIKIYSDLPMNSMLGLDQDTGRMDEYNIHLESIKVAMPNLKLWNENGRPSSVLLKLMRDIVAGLEHLHELGIIHRDLKPQNVLIVKQQSICSKLSDMGISKRLPANVSSLGHRATGCGSSGWQAPEQLLHGRQTRAIDLFSLGCVLFFCVTGGRHPFGDSLERDVNIVNNKMNLLLVDNIPEVVDLISQLLNPNPGLRPKASEVLQHPLFWSPEMRLSFLRDTSDRIELEDRETDLLKALESTAQIALGLKWNEKLEPIFIANIGRYRRYKYDSVRDLLRVMRNKLNHYRELPKEIQELVGSIPVGFDDYFTRRFPKLLIEVYKVISCFCRQEECFQKYFKSHVD from the exons ATGAAGTGCCGTTTCTTTTGCCTACTTTTATTGCTAATTTTAAGATTTTGGAGTTTTCTTGTCTCATCAAAGAGTTTTGAGAATTCAGAATTCTCTGTTTTGAATCCGTATGGGGTTAATTCTGAAGGAGTGACTCGAATTGGCGGCAGATCTCTCTTGTCTCTCCCACT GAAAGGTAAAAGTAGTACTGCTCTTATTGCTGCTTTGGATGGAACAATTCATTTGGTGGATAGTAATTCTATGAAGATAATTTGGTCATTTAGTTCTGGACCACCAATCTATTCGTCATATCAAGCTAATATCAATCATGAACACAATCAAGAAAATGCTTCAGGTGTGGGCAGTTCCTTCTTTTTTGATTGTGGGGATGACTGGGAGCTTTACATACACACTGAGCACGGTAAAATG AAACTACCTAGCACGATTGACGAGGTTGTCAGAAATACACCTTACATATTTGAGGATGGTGCAGTGATGACTGGTTCTAGGAAAACTACAGTTTTTGAGGTTGATCTTGTGACTGGAGAGCTTATTCGTAATCACATGTCTAAGTTTTTATCATCTGAACTAAGCAATGAAGAGCCTGGTAGTTATAAATCTAAACAGAATATGGACATTAAGGATTTGATGCAATCTAGTATGATGAACCCTGTTGAGCCACGTCTGTACATCACAAGAACGGATTATTCTCTGAAATCATCTTTTTCGAACTCTGAAGAAGCCTCTTGGAGTTTGAATGTTGCTGAAATTGGAGCTACCTTACTCTGTCCAGATGTCGAGAATCCAATAGAAGGCATACCTTGGACtcttcaaaataataatagttttgGAATTGATTTTGCTATGCCATTGTCTTGCCAATCAAAAGCACTTGTCTTTCGTGATCGAAGCCATTTTTTGTCAGGACCATCTGGATATAAAAGACTACCATCAGAGGCTCATAATAGCAATAACATATCTTTAGTGTCTGCTTCAGGTTCATTCCTTCCTTCCCAATTAACGGTTGGTAAACATATAAACACTGGGTCGGAGAAGTTCATGCTTACTGGGCCCGTTAACAATACCTCTTATAGGGTAGTTCCATTGCCTTCAATGAAAATCAATGAATCAAATATTATTCAGGAACAAAAAATGGGGACTCTACCTGGAGCCTTTGGAttgttttttgtatttttattgaCCATGCTAGTGGGATTGATGAAGTATGGCCGGACATTGGCTGTAAAGGTAAAACAATCTTTCTTAAAAGAGCAATCGTCCTTGGGTACTTCTAATTCAAGAGTTATCtcttcaaagaaaaacaaacctCGAAAGTCGAAAAAAAGTGGAAGTTCTGGGAAAAGAGAGGTATCCATTTCATCAGAAATTGAAGATATGCTTCTGCAACGCGAGGACAATCTTAATAACGGGTTTCATGATAATAATCTTACCAATATTGCCGGTAGTGGACGTCGGGTTGGTAAATTATGGGTAACCAACAAAGAGATAGCCACAGGTAGTAATGGCACAATTATTCTTGAGGGAATCTATGAAGGGAGACCAGTTGCTGTGAAACGCCTTGTGAAGACTCACCATGATATTGGCTCTAAGGAAGTTCAAAATTTGATTGTTTCTGATCGTCACCCAAACATTGTTCGATGGTATGGGATGGACAGTGATCAAGATTTTGTATATCTTTCATTGGAACGATGTACTTGTAGCCTTTATGATTTGATTAAAATTTACTCTGATCTCCCCATGAACTCTATGCTTGGCTTGGATCAAGATACTGGACGCATGGATGAGTATAATATACATTTGGAGTCGATCAAAGTTGCTATGCCAAATTTGAAATTGTGGAATGAAAATGGTCGTCCATCTTCAGTTCTTCTAAAACTCATGAG GGATATAGTAGCTGGGCTTGAGCATTTGCATGAGTTGGGGATAATTCATCGAGACTTGAAGCCACAAAATGTGTTGATAGTTAAGCAACAATCAATATGCTCAAAGCTCTCAGATATGGGAATCAGCAAGCGTCTTCCAGCTAATGTATCATCATTGGGACATCGTGCCACTG GTTGTGGGAGTTCTGGTTGGCAAGCCCCTGAACAACTTCTTCATGGACGACAAACTCGTGCAATTGATTTGTTTAGTTTAGGCTGTGTTCTCTTTTTCTGCGTCACGGGTGGTAGACATCCATTTGGTGATAGTCTTGAGCGTGATGTCAATATTGTGAACAACAAGATGAACTTGTTATTGGTGGATAACATCCCCGAAGTTGTAGATCTTATTTCTCAATTGTTAAATCCTAACCCTGGTTTGAG ACCGAAAGCATCAGAAGTGTTACAACATCCTTTATTTTGGAGTCCAGAGATGCGACTTTCTTTTCTTCGTGATACTAGTGACAGAATAGAATTGGAAGACCGGGAGACTGATCTCTTGAAAGCATTAGAGAGTACTGCACAAATAGCTTTAGGCTTGAAATGGAATGAAAAGCTGGAACCAATTTTCATCGCTAACATTGGTCGGTATAGGCGTTACAAGTATGATAGTGTTCGAGATTTATTGCGTGTTATGCGCAATAAATTGAATCATTATAGAGAACTGCCAAAAGAAATTCAG GAGCTTGTTGGATCGATTCCGGTGGGATTTGATGACTACTTTACTAGAAGGTTTCCAAAACTCTTGATTGAAGTTTACAAAGTTATAAGTTGTTTTTGTAGGCAGGAAGAATGCTTCCAGAAGTACTTTAAAAGCCATGTAGATTAA